In Oryza sativa Japonica Group chromosome 2, ASM3414082v1, the following are encoded in one genomic region:
- the LOC4329872 gene encoding uncharacterized membrane protein At3g27390 yields the protein MEPPSGIRASAWSFFKFLPFFLGLLLLGIIKGALLFPWAWLIMMIGISALVLGLWPMHVIWTYYCIIRSKLVGPVVKLLLLVAASVILVLWLIVGIVGSVLIGVVYGFLAPVMATFDAVGEGKERPLYHCFVDGTWSTITGSCTVVRDLKDLLLHSYFSIMDDLRFHAPPGGEPYEIRVLDIPGALFAAACGFLVDGIMFTLIAFYKFPVMLFKGWKRLIEDLVGREGPFLETACVPFAGLAILLWPFAVFGAFLASIISSIPLGAFAAVVVYQESSLIMGLNYVISSVAIFDEYTNDVLDMAPGSCFPRFKYRKNEASTEGGSLSRPASFKDKQDGKKAPSRVTSFKGSFDEFNPFKLLDHLFEECKHRGEVLVAEGVITPKDIEETKSGKIGIGVLNVGLPAYVILHALIRSAKANSDGLILSDGSEITSDNRPKNTIFDWFFDPLMVIKEQIKAQNFTEEEEAYLKKRVLLTSDPKRLKEVVPHLPSSLNERKQAEIDALSRRLQGITRSISRYPTAKRRFDDLVRSLSEELERTMGGSQSGSVSQMQKLRSGISRMLSQRSMGKRTSNRGDDREAQLTIDP from the exons ATGGAGCCGCCGTCTGGGATTCGGGCATCTGCCTGGAGCTTCTTCAAGTTCCTGCCTTTCTTCCTTGGCCTTCTCCTCCTGGGGATCATCAAAG GTGCTTTGCTCTTCCCATGGGCATGGCTTATCATGATGATCGGAATCTCTGCACTCGTTCTTGGCTTATGGCCTATGCATGTGATCTGGACATACTACTGCATCATCAG ATCCAAGCTTGTCGGGCCTGTTGTAAAGCTGCTTCTTCTTGTCGCCGCATCTGTGATTTTAGTCTTATGGCTCATTGTCGGGATCGTGGGAAGTGTCCTAATTGGTGTGGTGTATGGTTTTCTCGCTCCAGTAATGGCCACATTTGATGCAGTtggagaaggaaaagaaagaccacTATACCACTGTTTTGTG GATGGAACATGGAGTACTATAACAGGAAGCTGTACAGTAGTTAGGGACCTGAAAGATTTATTATTGCATTCATATTTTTCAATAATGGATGACCTTCGTTTTCATGCACCTCCTGGAGGAGAGCCATATGAAATAAG AGTGCTTGACATTCCTGGTGCATTATTCGCTGCTGCGTGTGGATTTCTAGTGGATGGAATAATGTTCACACTAATTGCCTTCTACAAGTTCCCTGTGATGCTTTTCAAAGGATGGAAGCGGCTGATCGAAGACTTAGTCGGCAGGGAAGGACCTTTCCTGGAGACAGCTTGTGTGCCATTTGCTGGTCTTGCTATTCTTCTGTGGCCATTTGCTGTTTTTGGAGCTTTTCTAGCCTCCATCATCTCCAGTATTCCTTTAGGTGCTTTTGCTGCTGTTGTGGTTTATCAG GAATCCTCGCTTATCATGGGACTAAATTATGTAATATCATCAGTGGCCATCTTTGATGAATATACAAATGATGTGCTTGACATGGCACCAGGATCCTGCTTTCCCAG GTTTAAATACCGGAAAAATGAAGCTTCGACAGAGGGTGGTTCATTATCAAGGCCTGCCTCATTTAAGGACAAGCAAGACGGGAAGAAAGCTCCATCACGTGTTACATCGTTTAAGGGCAGCTTTGATGAGTTCAATCCATTTAAG TTGCTAGATCACCTGTTTGAGGAGTGTAAGCACCGTGGAGAGGTTCTGGTTGCTGAAGGAGTGATAACACCAAAAGACATTGAAGAAACAAAGTCAGGAAAAATCGGGATTGGAGTACTTAATGTTGGTTTGCCGGCATATGTTATTCTTCACGCACTCATTAGATCTGCAAAAGCTAATTCTGATGGCCTAATTTTAA GTGATGGTTCTGAAATAACATCTGATAACAGGCCTAAGAACACAATCTTTGATTGGTTCTTTGATCCTCTGATGGTCATCAAAGAGCAAATAAAAGCCCAGAATTTTACAGAAGAGGAAGAAGCATACCTCAAGAAGCGAGTGCTGCTGACCAGTGATCCGAAGCGCCTCAAAGAGGTTGTTCCTCATCTGCCATCATCACTGAATGAGCGAAAACAAGCTGAAATCGACGCACTTTCCCGGAG ATTGCAAGGAATCACAAGGTCGATATCAAGGTACCCAACGGCCAAGCGTCGTTTCGACGACCTTGTCAGATCACTCTCGGAAGAGCTCGAGAGGACAATGGGTGGCAGCCAATCTGGCAGTGTGTCCCAGATGCAGAAACTGAGAAGCGGCATCAGCCGAATGCTCAGCCAGAGATCCATGGGGAAGAGGACGAGCAACCGTGGTGATGATCGGGAGGCGCAGTTGACAATTGATCCCTAA
- the LOC4329873 gene encoding very-long-chain 3-oxoacyl-CoA reductase 1 — protein MAGTCAHAEFFRAQPAWALALAGVGLLAAARAALRLALWLYAAFLRPGKPLRRRYGAWAVVTGATDGIGRAMAFRLAASGLGLVLVGRSPDKLASVSEEIRGRYPRVEVRTFVLDFAADGLAAGVEGLREAIRGLEVGVLVNNAGVSYPYARYLHEVDEELMRTLIRVNVEGLTRVTHAVLPAMVERKRGAIVNIGSGSSSVMPSDPLYSVYAATKAYVDQFSRCLYVEYKSKGIDVQCQVPLYVATKMASIRKSSFFVPSADTYARAAIRHIGYEPRCTPYWPHSVMWFLISILPESLIDSIRLGMCIKIRKKGQAKDAKKKAQ, from the exons ATGGCCGGCACGTGCGCGCACGCCGAGTTCTTCCGCGCGCAGCCGGCGTGGGCGCTGGCGCTGGCGGGcgtcggcctcctcgccgccgcccgcgccgcgctccgcctcgcGCTCTGGCTCTACGCCGCGTTCCTCCGCCCGGGGAAGCCCCTGCGCCGCCGCTACGGCGCCTGGGCGGTCGTCACGGGCGCCACCGACGGCATCGGCCGCGCCATGGCgttccgcctcgccgcctcggGGCTCGGCCTCGTCCTCGTCGGCCGGAGCCCCGACAAGCTGGCCTCGGTCTCCGAGGAGATCAGGGGGAGGTACCCCAGGGTGGAGGTGCGGACGTTCGTGCTCGACTTCGCCGccgacggcctcgccgccggggTGGAGGGGCTCAGGGAGGCCATCCGTGGGCTCGAGGTGGGCGTGCTCGTCAACAACGCCGGTGTCTCGTACCCGTACGCCCGCTACCTCCACGAGGTGGACGAGGAGCTCATGCGCACCCTGATCCGGGTCAACGTCGAGGGCCTCACGCGGGTCACGCACGCCGTGCTCCCGGCCATGGTGGAGAGGAAGCGCGGCGCCATCGTCAACATCGGCTCCGGCTCCTCCTCCGTCATGCCGTCCGATCCGCTCTACTCCGTCTACGCCGCCACCAAAGC TTACGTTGACCAATTCTCAAGATGCCTTTATGTTGAGTACAAGAGCAAGGGTATTGATGTGCAATGCCAG GTGCCCTTGTATGTGGCAACAAAGATGGCCTCTATCAGGAAATCCTCGTTCTTTGTCCCATCCGCGGACACCTACGCCCGTGCTGCCATTCGTCACATAGGCTATGAGCCGAGGTGCACACCGTACTGGCCACACTCTGTAATGTGGTTCCTGATCTCCATTCTCCCCGAGTCACTCATTGACAGCATTCGCCTGGGAATGTGCATCAAGATCCGCAAGAAGGGGCAAGCCAAAGATGCTAAGAAGAAAGCGCAGTGA